In one Brassica oleracea var. oleracea cultivar TO1000 chromosome C9, BOL, whole genome shotgun sequence genomic region, the following are encoded:
- the LOC106314198 gene encoding glutathione S-transferase T3-like: MDPFTINSPGFTLLLASQSSPTMDCSFAEAVGNSLGLVKPVVKRKWLTKEDLVLISGWLNTSKDAIVSNEQKGGSFWKRIEDYFNSSAQLTGSVAREWSQCKQRWGRVNEQVCKFVGSYEAALKEQSSGQNENDVMKASHDIFFNDYHVKFTMEHCWRELRYYQKWKSYSKSIDGAKEKRKENEEVMHEEEVRPAGVKAAKASKRKQTQAARE, from the coding sequence ATGGATCCCTTTACCATAAACTCTCCCGGGTTTACTTTGCTCTTAGCTTCGCAGAGCAGTCCAACAATGGACTGCAGCTTTGCTGAGGCAGTAGGCAACTCTCTCGGGTTAGTGAAACCGGTGGTAAAGAGAAAGTGGTTAACAAAAGAAGACCTAGTGCTCATCAGTGGTTGGCTGAACACGAGCAAGGATGCTATTGTCAGTAACGAGCAGAAGGGAGGATCCTTTTGGAAGAGAATTGAGGACTACTTCAATTCAAGCGCTCAGCTCACTGGCTCCGTTGCTAGAGAGTGGAGTCAGTGTAAGCAGAGGTGGGGAAGGGTGAACGAGCAGGTGTGCAAGTTTGTGGGGAGTTATGAGGCAGCTTTGAAGGAGCAATCTAGTGGTCAAAATGAGAATGATGTCATGAAGGCTTCCCATGACATCTTCTTTAATGATTACCATGTGAAGTTCACCATGGAACACTGTTGGAGGGAACTGAGATATTATCAGAAATGGAAGTCATACTCGAAGTCCATAGATGGCGCGAAGGAGAAAAGGAAGGAGAATGAAGAGGTGATGCATGAGGAGGAGGTTAGACCGGCGGGTGTAAAGGCTGCGAAAGCAAGCAAACGCAAGCAAACACAAGCGGCACGGGAATGA